Proteins found in one Nostoc sp. NIES-3756 genomic segment:
- the chlG gene encoding chlorophyll synthase ChlG, with translation MSESSPITPDPNQPEAIVNPGDRSAKTRQLLGMKGAAPGETSIWKIRLQLMKPITWIPLIWGVVCGAASSGNYTWSLENVLKAAACMLLSGPLLTGYTQTLNDFYDREIDAINEPYRPIPSGAISVPQVATQIITLFLGGIALAFVLDLWAGHDFPNVTVLALFGSFIAFIYSAPPLKLKQNGWLGNYALGASYIALPWWAGHALFGQLNWKIIVITLIYSLAGLGIAIVNDFKSVEGDRQLGLQSLPVMFGVDKAAWICVVMIDVFQGLIAAYLVSIHENLYAAILALLIIPQITFQDMYFLRDPLKNDVKYQASAQPFLVLGMLVAGLALGHAGI, from the coding sequence ATGTCTGAATCATCTCCTATAACCCCCGATCCCAATCAACCTGAAGCCATCGTAAATCCTGGCGATCGCAGCGCCAAAACTAGGCAGTTGTTAGGGATGAAAGGTGCAGCACCAGGGGAAACTTCGATTTGGAAAATTCGCCTGCAATTGATGAAGCCAATTACCTGGATACCTCTGATTTGGGGTGTTGTTTGTGGTGCGGCTTCTTCTGGTAACTATACTTGGTCGTTAGAAAATGTTTTGAAAGCAGCAGCTTGTATGTTGTTGTCTGGGCCACTGCTGACGGGTTATACCCAAACCTTAAACGATTTTTACGATCGCGAAATTGATGCCATCAATGAACCTTACCGCCCCATTCCTTCCGGCGCAATTTCTGTACCCCAAGTAGCTACTCAGATAATTACCTTATTTCTGGGGGGGATTGCTTTAGCTTTTGTACTGGATTTATGGGCAGGTCATGACTTCCCCAACGTGACAGTATTGGCGTTGTTTGGTTCCTTTATCGCCTTTATTTACTCTGCACCTCCACTCAAACTCAAGCAAAACGGATGGTTAGGTAACTACGCTTTGGGTGCTAGTTACATTGCTTTGCCTTGGTGGGCAGGTCATGCTTTATTTGGTCAACTCAACTGGAAAATTATCGTTATCACCTTAATTTACAGTTTGGCAGGTTTGGGTATTGCGATCGTCAACGACTTTAAGAGTGTAGAAGGCGATCGCCAACTTGGGCTACAATCACTACCTGTAATGTTTGGCGTTGACAAAGCGGCTTGGATTTGTGTTGTGATGATTGATGTATTCCAAGGGTTAATAGCTGCTTATCTTGTAAGTATTCATGAAAACTTGTACGCCGCTATCTTGGCATTGTTAATCATTCCTCAAATCACCTTCCAAGATATGTATTTCTTGCGCGACCCTTTGAAAAATGATGTCAAATACCAAGCCAGCGCTCAACCATTTCTGGTATTAGGGATGCTAGTTGCCGGTTTAGCCTTGGGTCATGCAGGAATCTAG
- a CDS encoding Get3/ArsA fold putative tail anchor-mediating ATPase NosAFP, protein MSLILTFLGKSGIARTKIAIAAAKSLASQGKRVLLAGLAEPVLPLLLDKTLTPDPQQIAPNLDVVQFQSSVLLERNWEEVKKLEAQYLRTPILKEVYGQELVVLPGMDNALALNAIREYDASGKYDAIVYDGAGDASTLRMLGLPESLSWYVRRFRQLFTNSDLGKTITESPLIQPLISSFFNFNWTADNFAQPTNQVNNLLDKGREALADPKRVAAFLVTTADPLEVASVRYLWGSAQQVGLTIGGVIQVSSETDANLAEEFAPLSVTVVPDASKDDWQPLIDALPNFTQQAVQAPAPITIDIHNRQVRLFLPGFDKKQVKLTQVGPEVTVEAGDQRRNIFLPPALTGRPVTGAKFQNNYLIISF, encoded by the coding sequence ATGTCCCTAATATTGACATTTTTGGGCAAAAGTGGTATTGCTCGGACAAAAATAGCGATCGCCGCAGCCAAGTCATTGGCAAGTCAAGGTAAGCGGGTGCTTCTAGCAGGATTGGCAGAACCAGTATTGCCCCTTCTGTTAGATAAAACCCTCACTCCTGACCCTCAGCAAATTGCCCCAAATTTAGATGTTGTCCAGTTTCAATCTTCTGTACTCTTAGAGCGCAACTGGGAAGAAGTCAAAAAACTTGAGGCGCAATATCTCCGCACCCCCATTCTCAAAGAGGTGTATGGTCAGGAACTGGTAGTATTACCGGGTATGGACAACGCCCTGGCCTTGAATGCGATTCGTGAATATGATGCCAGTGGTAAATATGATGCGATCGTCTACGATGGTGCAGGTGACGCTTCTACCTTGCGGATGTTGGGTTTACCAGAATCGTTAAGCTGGTATGTACGGCGCTTTCGCCAGTTGTTTACCAACTCCGACTTAGGGAAAACGATTACGGAATCGCCCTTGATTCAGCCATTAATTAGCAGTTTTTTCAATTTCAACTGGACAGCAGATAACTTTGCCCAACCCACCAATCAAGTCAACAATTTATTAGATAAAGGCAGGGAAGCACTTGCAGACCCCAAGCGAGTTGCTGCCTTTCTAGTAACCACAGCAGACCCCTTAGAAGTAGCAAGTGTACGTTATTTATGGGGAAGCGCTCAACAAGTTGGCTTAACTATTGGTGGTGTCATTCAGGTATCCTCCGAAACAGATGCTAACCTAGCAGAAGAATTTGCACCCTTATCGGTGACAGTTGTACCCGACGCTAGCAAAGATGACTGGCAACCTTTAATAGATGCCCTCCCCAACTTTACCCAGCAAGCAGTACAAGCACCAGCCCCCATCACTATCGACATTCACAACCGCCAAGTGCGGCTATTTTTACCTGGATTTGACAAAAAGCAAGTCAAACTTACTCAGGTTGGGCCAGAAGTAACAGTAGAAGCAGGCGACCAACGCCGAAATATTTTCTTACCCCCAGCACTGACTGGCAGACCTGTTACTGGCGCAAAGTTCCAAAATAATTATTTGATAATTTCTTTTTAA
- a CDS encoding MDR/zinc-dependent alcohol dehydrogenase-like family protein yields MKGLWLENKQLQLLTNIPVPEPTPGEALVRVLRAGICNTDLELLRGYYPYTGIIGHEFVGLVEQGPEHLLNKRVVGEINAACGHCRFCLRGQPTHCENRTVLGIVNRHGAFAEYLCLPIQNLHPIPENVPTDAATFTEPLAAALEIQQQVILNRDDRLLVVGDGKLGQLVAQTLALTGCELLVIGRHPEKLAHLKARGIPTGLVDAVKERAFDIVVECTGNAEGFAIARRALRPRGTLVLKSTYAGNLSLDASSLVVDEITLIGSRCGPFSPAIELLATGKVDVEPLIHAHYPLNKGLSAFEEAQRRGVLKVLLDISN; encoded by the coding sequence ATGAAAGGACTCTGGCTAGAAAATAAGCAGTTACAACTACTTACAAATATTCCGGTTCCAGAACCAACGCCAGGAGAAGCCCTTGTACGTGTTTTACGTGCGGGAATTTGTAATACTGATTTGGAACTGTTGAGGGGTTATTATCCTTACACGGGAATTATAGGACACGAATTTGTAGGACTAGTGGAACAAGGGCCAGAACATCTACTCAACAAAAGAGTTGTGGGAGAAATCAACGCTGCTTGCGGTCATTGTCGTTTTTGTCTTCGAGGACAACCAACTCATTGTGAAAACCGCACGGTTTTAGGTATAGTCAACCGTCATGGGGCATTTGCTGAATATCTCTGTTTACCTATACAAAATCTACATCCTATACCGGAAAATGTGCCGACAGATGCGGCAACTTTCACCGAACCTTTAGCAGCCGCATTAGAAATTCAGCAACAAGTAATATTGAATAGAGACGATCGCTTGCTAGTAGTTGGAGATGGCAAACTAGGTCAGTTAGTAGCACAAACACTCGCTTTAACTGGTTGTGAACTCTTAGTTATTGGTCGTCATCCAGAAAAACTTGCACATTTAAAAGCACGGGGTATTCCAACTGGTTTAGTTGATGCTGTTAAAGAAAGAGCTTTTGACATTGTAGTTGAGTGTACTGGCAATGCAGAAGGATTTGCGATCGCCCGTCGCGCATTACGCCCCCGTGGTACTCTAGTCTTGAAAAGTACCTACGCTGGCAATCTCAGTTTAGACGCTTCTTCCTTGGTAGTAGACGAAATCACACTTATCGGTTCCCGTTGTGGCCCCTTTTCCCCCGCCATAGAGTTATTAGCTACAGGAAAAGTTGACGTAGAACCTCTAATTCACGCCCACTACCCCCTCAACAAAGGACTTTCAGCTTTCGAGGAAGCCCAGCGCCGAGGCGTGTTAAAAGTATTATTAGATATTAGTAATTAG